The following coding sequences lie in one Kribbella sp. NBC_00709 genomic window:
- the def gene encoding peptide deformylase, which yields MSVQPIRLFGDPVLITKAELVVDFDAELRRLVADLTDTMQEAPGSGLAAPQIGVGLRVFTYHVEGELGHLINPELSLSADEQFGPEGCLSIPGLSFDCRRAQSVIAKGFNMYGDPVVIEGSDLLARCIQHETDHLDGVLFVDRLDRETRKQAMKAIREAEWSGLTGRPQIKVSPHPTNGFGL from the coding sequence GTGTCGGTCCAACCCATCCGCCTGTTCGGCGACCCCGTGCTGATCACGAAGGCCGAGCTGGTCGTCGACTTCGACGCCGAGCTGCGCCGCCTGGTCGCGGACCTGACCGACACCATGCAGGAGGCGCCCGGGTCCGGCCTGGCCGCGCCGCAGATCGGCGTCGGGCTGCGGGTGTTCACGTACCACGTCGAGGGCGAGCTCGGGCACCTGATCAACCCGGAGCTGTCGCTGTCGGCCGACGAGCAGTTCGGCCCCGAGGGCTGCCTGTCGATCCCCGGCCTGAGCTTCGACTGCCGCCGCGCCCAGTCGGTGATCGCCAAGGGCTTCAACATGTACGGCGACCCGGTGGTGATCGAGGGCTCGGACCTGCTCGCCCGCTGCATCCAGCACGAGACCGACCACCTGGACGGCGTCCTGTTCGTCGACCGCCTGGACCGGGAGACCCGCAAACAGGCGATGAAGGCGATCCGCGAGGCGGAGTGGTCCGGCCTGACCGGCCGTCCGCAGATCAAGGTCTCGCCCCACCCCACGAACGGATTCGGCCTGTGA
- a CDS encoding DMT family transporter has translation MTTTATRPAAPTRQHHVVGLVSAFGIGMLVAVQSRLNGELGGILGDGIPAALISFGTGLLILLVATAVVPPVRRALGRVWRTIRTPMRGYGGLRWWQCLGGLAGAFLVATQSITVSVIGVAVFLVAGVAGQAISSLVVDRLGFGPAGPQPLTAIRVIGAAIALVAVGLAVSGQVSHPDGLLLAVLPALGGVGTAVQQAINGRVARTASSDAYGAVAAGVVNFLVGFTALLVVFLVDLAFRGAPRHLPSEPWLYFGGACGVIFISAAAAVVRVVGVFVLGLGTIAGQLIASLFIDIFVPVADKPVTAPVVAGTLLALAAVVVAAVPNLRRH, from the coding sequence GTGACAACAACCGCCACCCGCCCCGCCGCCCCGACCCGGCAGCACCATGTCGTCGGTCTGGTCTCGGCGTTCGGGATCGGCATGCTGGTCGCCGTGCAGTCGCGGTTGAACGGCGAGCTCGGCGGCATCCTGGGCGACGGCATCCCGGCGGCGCTGATCTCGTTCGGTACCGGGCTGCTGATCCTGCTGGTCGCGACCGCCGTGGTCCCGCCGGTCCGGCGCGCACTCGGTCGGGTCTGGCGGACGATCAGGACGCCGATGCGCGGGTACGGCGGTCTGCGCTGGTGGCAGTGCCTCGGTGGGCTCGCCGGCGCGTTCCTGGTCGCGACGCAGTCGATCACCGTGTCCGTGATCGGCGTCGCGGTGTTCCTGGTGGCGGGCGTGGCCGGTCAGGCGATCAGCAGCCTGGTCGTCGACCGTCTCGGCTTCGGCCCGGCCGGCCCGCAGCCGCTCACCGCCATCCGTGTAATCGGTGCCGCGATCGCGCTGGTCGCGGTGGGGCTGGCGGTATCTGGGCAGGTGAGTCACCCCGACGGCCTGCTGCTCGCCGTCCTCCCCGCGCTCGGCGGCGTCGGCACCGCCGTGCAGCAGGCGATCAACGGTCGCGTCGCGCGGACCGCCTCGTCCGACGCGTACGGCGCGGTCGCGGCCGGCGTGGTCAACTTCCTGGTCGGTTTCACGGCCCTGCTGGTCGTCTTCCTCGTCGACCTCGCATTCCGCGGCGCGCCGCGCCACCTACCCAGCGAGCCCTGGCTGTACTTCGGTGGGGCGTGCGGCGTCATCTTCATCAGCGCGGCAGCCGCCGTGGTCCGCGTGGTCGGCGTCTTCGTGCTCGGCCTCGGCACGATCGCCGGTCAGCTCATCGCCAGCCTGTTCATCGACATCTTCGTCCCCGTCGCGGACAAGCCGGTGACGGCCCCGGTCGTCGCCGGCACGCTCCTCGCGCTGGCCGCGGTCGTCGTCGCAGCCGTCCCCAACCTCCGCCGCCACTAG
- the fmt gene encoding methionyl-tRNA formyltransferase, with amino-acid sequence MRIVFAGTPEPAVTALEAIVASRHELVGVVTRPDAPAGRGRKLVASPVAQYAEELGGIEILKPVKPSDPEFLARMREIAPDCCPVVAYGGLLPQAALDIPQHGWVNLHFSVLPAWRGAAPVQHSIIAGDDVTGASTFRIVKALDAGPVFGVLTEPIGPSDTSGDLLHRLAVSGSKLLVDTLDGIEAGVLEAREQPADGVTLAPKITVEDAELDLSAPAQRMDRLVRGCNPAPGAWTTFRGERLKVLAVRLTDDELKPGELQATKSSVKAGTGSRAVELVTVQPQGKKPMAAADWARGIRLTDEDRLGPSR; translated from the coding sequence GTGAGAATCGTCTTCGCCGGTACGCCGGAACCAGCTGTCACCGCACTCGAGGCGATCGTTGCCAGCCGCCACGAACTCGTCGGCGTCGTCACCCGGCCCGATGCACCGGCCGGCCGTGGGCGGAAGCTGGTCGCCTCACCGGTCGCGCAGTACGCCGAGGAGCTCGGCGGGATCGAGATCCTGAAGCCGGTCAAGCCGAGCGATCCGGAGTTCCTGGCCCGGATGCGGGAGATTGCGCCGGACTGTTGCCCGGTCGTCGCGTACGGCGGACTGCTGCCGCAGGCGGCGCTCGACATCCCGCAGCACGGCTGGGTGAACCTGCACTTCTCGGTGCTGCCCGCGTGGCGTGGGGCCGCGCCCGTGCAGCACTCGATCATCGCGGGCGACGACGTCACCGGCGCGAGCACGTTCCGGATCGTGAAGGCGCTCGACGCCGGCCCGGTGTTCGGCGTACTCACGGAGCCGATCGGGCCCTCGGACACCTCGGGCGATCTGTTGCACCGGCTGGCCGTGTCGGGTTCGAAGCTCCTGGTCGACACGTTGGACGGGATCGAAGCCGGTGTGCTGGAGGCGCGGGAGCAGCCGGCCGACGGCGTGACGCTCGCGCCGAAGATCACCGTCGAGGATGCCGAGCTGGATCTCAGCGCGCCGGCGCAGCGGATGGATCGGCTGGTGCGTGGGTGCAACCCGGCGCCGGGTGCGTGGACGACGTTCCGGGGCGAGCGGCTGAAGGTGCTCGCCGTACGGCTGACCGACGACGAGTTGAAGCCCGGCGAGCTGCAGGCGACGAAGTCGAGCGTGAAGGCCGGGACGGGGAGTCGCGCGGTCGAGTTGGTGACGGTGCAGCCGCAGGGCAAGAAGCCGATGGCCGCGGCCGACTGGGCCCGAGGCATCCGCCTCACCGATGAGGATCGGTTGGGACCGTCCCGGTGA
- a CDS encoding RsmB/NOP family class I SAM-dependent RNA methyltransferase: protein MSDRSPRNRAPQVRPDRVRQVAFRVIRQVTGEGAYANLALNKALRDARLSGRDAAFCTELVHGTLRWQGTYDAFLARSVSRPLADLDPELLDLLRLGTHQLLNMRVDSYAAVNEMVTLTRSELGQKRTGLVNAVLRKISQRTLDQWISTVAPTPDEDPLGYLAVADAHPRWVIEAFDRALTDGPGAAPPGAAVDELEHLLAADNEPPRVTLVARPGVADLDELVAAGATPARWSAYGAVLEGGGDPGRIDAVATGRAGVQDEGSQLVAIALASAKVDGDDANWLDLCAGPGGKSALLAALVQERDGQLTAVEPLKHRAELVRANLRAIPGNHKVLVGDGTKPTWPAGSFDRVLADVPCSGLGALRRRPEARWRRTPEDVVELRPLQEALLDSAITSVRPGGVVAYVTCSPHPDETRAVVDAVLDRRDDASLEDARPLFPGVPDLGDGPDVQLWPHLQGTDAMYLALIRRS, encoded by the coding sequence GTGAGTGATCGGTCGCCGCGTAATCGCGCGCCGCAGGTCCGGCCGGATCGGGTTCGGCAGGTGGCGTTCCGGGTCATCCGGCAGGTGACGGGCGAGGGCGCCTACGCGAACCTCGCACTCAACAAGGCGCTCCGGGACGCCCGGCTGTCGGGTCGGGACGCCGCATTCTGCACCGAGCTCGTGCACGGGACGTTGCGTTGGCAGGGCACGTACGACGCGTTCCTGGCGCGGAGCGTCTCCCGCCCGCTCGCCGATCTCGACCCCGAGCTCCTCGACCTGCTCCGCCTCGGCACCCACCAACTACTCAACATGCGAGTCGACTCGTACGCCGCCGTGAACGAGATGGTCACCCTGACCCGCTCCGAACTCGGCCAGAAGCGCACCGGCCTCGTCAACGCCGTACTCCGCAAAATCAGCCAACGCACACTGGACCAGTGGATCTCCACGGTGGCGCCCACGCCGGACGAAGACCCGCTCGGATACCTGGCGGTCGCGGACGCGCATCCTCGCTGGGTCATCGAGGCTTTCGACCGGGCCCTCACCGATGGGCCTGGTGCTGCCCCGCCGGGTGCAGCCGTGGACGAGCTTGAGCACCTGCTCGCTGCTGACAACGAGCCTCCCCGGGTGACGCTTGTCGCCCGGCCCGGTGTCGCTGACCTGGACGAGTTGGTTGCCGCCGGAGCAACGCCGGCGCGGTGGTCGGCGTACGGCGCCGTGCTCGAGGGTGGAGGTGATCCGGGGCGGATCGATGCGGTGGCGACCGGGCGGGCCGGTGTGCAGGACGAAGGGTCGCAACTGGTTGCGATCGCGCTGGCTTCGGCGAAGGTCGACGGGGATGACGCCAACTGGCTCGACCTGTGCGCCGGGCCGGGCGGGAAGTCGGCGTTGCTTGCGGCGCTTGTGCAGGAGCGCGACGGGCAGCTGACCGCGGTCGAGCCGCTCAAGCACCGCGCCGAACTGGTCCGCGCCAACCTGCGCGCGATCCCCGGCAACCACAAGGTGCTCGTGGGAGACGGGACCAAGCCGACCTGGCCGGCCGGCTCGTTCGACCGTGTGCTCGCCGATGTGCCCTGCAGCGGACTCGGTGCGCTACGGCGCCGGCCGGAAGCCCGCTGGCGCCGTACGCCGGAAGACGTCGTCGAACTGCGCCCGCTCCAAGAGGCCTTGCTCGACTCCGCGATCACCTCGGTCCGTCCGGGCGGAGTGGTCGCGTACGTCACCTGCTCACCGCATCCCGACGAGACGCGGGCGGTGGTCGACGCCGTCCTCGATCGGCGCGACGACGCCTCCCTCGAGGACGCACGCCCGCTGTTCCCCGGCGTACCGGATCTGGGCGACGGCCCGGACGTCCAGCTGTGGCCGCATCTCCAAGGCACCGACGCGATGTACCTGGCGCTGATCCGCCGGTCATGA